The Salegentibacter sp. Hel_I_6 region GTTCTCTCGAGTGTCGGGACGAAAACCACTTCCGCAAATTATTATAGATGAATACAGATCCTATTGCAGATTATTTGACAAGAGTTAGGAACGCTGTGGCCGCAAACCATAGGGTGGTAGAGATACCAGCTTCTAACCTTAAAAAGGAAATTACAAAAATATTATTCGATCAGGGATATATTCTTAGTTACAAGTTTGATGATGATGCTAGTGCTCAAGGGACAATTAAAATTGCTCTTAAGTATGACAAAATCACAAAAGAGCCTGTAATTAAAGATATCCAAAGAATAAGTAAACCTGGTTTACGTAAGTATGCTGGCGCTGATGAATTACCACGTATCCTTAACGGTCTTGGTATCGCTATAGTTT contains the following coding sequences:
- the rpsH gene encoding 30S ribosomal protein S8 encodes the protein MNTDPIADYLTRVRNAVAANHRVVEIPASNLKKEITKILFDQGYILSYKFDDDASAQGTIKIALKYDKITKEPVIKDIQRISKPGLRKYAGADELPRILNGLGIAIVSTSHGVMTGKQAKAEKVGGEVLCYVY